A DNA window from Camelina sativa cultivar DH55 chromosome 17, Cs, whole genome shotgun sequence contains the following coding sequences:
- the LOC104757877 gene encoding uncharacterized protein LOC104757877 has protein sequence MGQVCSSKAYRNGMTQTLERMLVLLSLESGEKVRLSAFDDHATSLEKLFSEKDAGPWILLATKINPKLFGAELYLNVTSGTKFFKDGDVTTTAQFSQRLKAKQKEDTNSIAPFHGPRLNMYPLMLLTSLLLLVMHRLKVN, from the exons ATGGGCCAAGTATGTTCAAGCAAGGCATATAGAAATGGAATGACACAAACCTTGGAGAGGATGTTAGTGCTCCTATCTCTTGAAAG CGGGGAGAAAGTGCGACTAAGTGCTTTCGACGATCATGCAACTTCACTGGAGAAGCTTTTTAGCGAAAAAGATGCTGGCCCTTGGATATTGTTGGCTACTAAAATAAACCCAAAGTTATTTGGAG CTGAACTTTACCTTAACGTCACGTCTgggaccaaattttttaaagacGGAGACGTGACAACAACTGCACAGTTTTCTCAAAG GCTAAAggccaaacaaaaagaagacacCAACTCTATTGCACCATTCCATGGTCCAAGATTGAACATGTATCCATTGATGCTCTTAACCAGTTTGTTGCTACTGGTCATGCACAG GCTGAAGGTGAACTAA
- the LOC104759738 gene encoding glutathione S-transferase T3-like, with amino-acid sequence MSSYNTFSQSSSSYVDLLNSQGDTLNLDGAYEVPPYSSQESHQDVPLSQETHVRKDRKKWNPADDEALSSAWLNTSKDPIIGNQQKGGSFWQRVNKYYADTPHAIGNGEQGMNINCKQRWFRVNECTNKFCGAYAAAERLNSNGHSENDVLKMAHDIYFAEHNTKFTMEHCWCLLRFEQKWLNLNTINNPSTNVRTKRKPVAAASQSEAASQSEAASQSESAS; translated from the coding sequence ATGAGTTCTTACAATACATTCAGTCAGTCCTCTTCTAGTTATGTAGATCTTCTCAACAGTCAAGGCGATACTCTTAACCTAGATGGTGCTTACGAAGTACCTCCTTACTCGTCTCAAGAATCTCATCAGGATGTACCTCTTTCTCAAGAGACACATGTCAGGAAGGATAGGAAGAAATGGAATCCGGCTGATGATGAAGCTCTTAGCAGTGCGTGGCTGAACACTTCAAAGGACCCTATTATTGGAAATCAACAAAAGGGAGGAAGCTTTTGGCAAAGAGTTAACAAATACTATGCAGACACTCCTCATGCTATAGGCAATGGTGAACAGGGGATGAACATAAACTGTAAGCAGAGGTGGTTTAGGGTCAATGAGTGCACTAACAAGTTCTGCGGTGCTTACGCAGCTGCGGAAAGACTAAACAGTAATGGACACTCTGAGAATGATGTGCTGAAGATGGCCCACGACATCTATTTCGCTGAACATAACACGAAGTTTACAATGGAGCATTGCTGGTGTTTGTTAAGGTTTGAGCAGAAATGGCTGAACCTTAACACTATTAACAACCCTTCAACAAACGTcagaacaaagaggaaaccaGTTGCTGCAGCTTCACAATCTGAGGCAGCTTCACAATCCGAGGCAGCTTCACAATCCGAGTCAGCTTCATAG
- the LOC109130163 gene encoding uncharacterized protein LOC109130163: MGQDYSYSQPDSSDQYDQYSNDTEQREIEALIQMDEAESSFMNAQARVYPPQPEVEFGFPKVCYCGGQPLLSTSYNRRFFTCGNIDDGEMHIHKWWDEAVMEKMREMGRQCEVLSQKVDNLALSSDYGSHMSGET; encoded by the exons atgGGCCAAGACTACAGCTACTCTCAGCCTGATTCCTCAGATCAATATGATCAATACTCAAACGACACTGAGCAAAGGGAAATAGAAGCTTTGATTCAGATGGATGAGGCTGAGAGTAGTTTCATGAATGCTCAGGCGAGAGTTTACCCTCCTCAACCTGAGGTTGAGTTTGGATTCCCGAAGGTTTGCTACTGTGGTGGTCAGCCCCTCTTATCTACAAGTTACAATAGACG GTTCTTCACATGTGGGAATATTGATGATGGAGAGATGCATATTCACAAGTGGTGGGATGAAGCTGTCatggagaagatgagagagatgggCAGACAATGTGAAGTGTTGTCTCAGAAGGTAGATAACTTAGCATTATCGAGTGACTACGGATCACACATGAGTGGTGAAACATAG
- the LOC109129939 gene encoding uncharacterized protein LOC109129939 produces MASSSYHYHYQRDGMDDDFDAYFDNYADSNIIQEPIEPKKRIFIPRNREEGHNNLWNDYFSDTPTYPDYLFRRRFRMHRPLFMRIVQRLSTEVEYFRQSQDATGRASLSPIQKCTAAIRQLAYGTSSDTVDEYVRIGGSTARKCLHDFTAAIIQLFGDEYLRHRSNVFDDILNGKAPEVNYFVNGREYNLAYYLTDGSINVDDGFFYPREW; encoded by the exons ATGGCATCTTCATCATACCATTATCACTACCAAAGAGATGGTatggatgatgattttgatgcatattttgataattatgcAGATTCTAATATCATTCAAGAACCAATAGAGCCAAAGAAACGGATATTTATCCCAAGAAACCGAgaagaaggccacaataatctttggaatgattattttagtgatactCCAACATACCCGGACTATTTATTCCGGCGACGGTTTCGCATGCATAGGCCATTGTTCATGCGTATTGTGCAACGTCTCTCTACAGAAGTCGAGTATTTCCGTCAATCCCAGGATGCAACCGGTCGGGCTAGTCTGtcacctatacaaaaatgtactgcagcaattcgccAATTGGCATATGGTACTTCGTCCGACACAGTTGACGAGTATGTACGAATTGGTGGATCAACAGCTCGGAAATGTTTGCACGATTTTACCGCCGCGATAATCCAGTTGTTTGGCGATGAATACTTAAGAC ATCGttcaaatgtttttgatgacattctCAACGGTAAAGCTCCGGAGGTCAACTACTTTGTCAATGGAAGGGAGTACAATTTGGCATACTATCTCACCGATG GCTCAATAAATGTAGATGATGGGTTTTTCTATCCACGCGAATGGTAA